A genomic region of Porticoccaceae bacterium LTM1 contains the following coding sequences:
- the pssA gene encoding CDP-diacylglycerol--serine O-phosphatidyltransferase has translation MNNENDNQIIEHDEITGQSTCQSASSEADDSSPIQEHEEEETVNGRSVRRRGVYLLPNLLTTGALFSGFYAILSAMAGNFEAAAIAIFVAMVFDGLDGRVARLTNTQSAFGVQYDSLSDMVSFGVAPAVVSFSWALHSLGKVGWAMAFIYISCAALRLARFNTQVGSVDSRFFIGLASPAAAALVAGMVWAGHDAEPGVTLSIVAAVTTAMAGILMVLNVRYISFKGVDLRGRVPFVRMLIAIMVIIIVTVNPPVVLLVLGAAYALSGPIQVLLRKMRKK, from the coding sequence ATGAACAACGAAAACGATAACCAAATCATCGAACATGATGAGATCACTGGTCAGAGTACCTGCCAATCAGCGTCCAGTGAAGCGGATGATTCGTCTCCCATTCAGGAGCATGAGGAAGAGGAGACGGTAAACGGCCGCTCGGTGCGTCGCCGAGGTGTTTACCTGTTACCTAACCTGCTGACCACAGGTGCCTTGTTTAGTGGCTTTTACGCCATTTTGTCGGCTATGGCGGGTAATTTTGAGGCAGCCGCAATCGCTATTTTTGTGGCAATGGTGTTTGATGGCCTGGATGGCCGTGTTGCCCGCCTCACCAATACCCAAAGTGCCTTCGGGGTTCAGTACGACAGTCTGTCGGATATGGTCTCCTTTGGCGTGGCACCTGCCGTTGTCTCTTTCAGCTGGGCTCTGCACTCACTGGGCAAGGTGGGCTGGGCGATGGCCTTTATCTATATCTCTTGTGCGGCATTGCGTCTGGCGCGATTCAATACCCAGGTTGGTAGTGTCGATAGTCGCTTCTTTATCGGATTAGCCAGTCCCGCCGCGGCAGCGCTTGTGGCAGGCATGGTTTGGGCCGGACACGATGCCGAACCTGGAGTCACGTTATCTATCGTGGCCGCAGTAACAACCGCTATGGCTGGTATCCTGATGGTGCTGAATGTACGTTACATCAGCTTTAAGGGTGTAGACCTGCGCGGAAGAGTGCCATTTGTAAGAATGCTGATTGCCATTATGGTTATCATCATTGTGACTGTTAATCCGCCTGTGGTTCTGCTGGTGTTGGGTGCTGCCTATGCGTTATCTGGCCCGATTCAGGTGCTGTTGCGCAAAATGAGGAAAAAATAG